A genomic region of Corallococcus macrosporus contains the following coding sequences:
- the mgtA gene encoding magnesium-translocating P-type ATPase yields the protein MSLLTSVVRPAPHGPPPARYWNQPLPALLSSLETSAEGLSAAEAARRLEAAGPNALETARRPSRLRVLGSQLKSPLVFLLLIAASISAFTGDWTDAVIVVAIVLGSVLLGYSREYKAQVTIAQLRQRVTPHVKALREGRPVTVLLPQVVPGDVVRLSAGSIVPADARLLEATDLFVSQAVLTGESFPVEKRPGQAAPDAPLVARDNCVFQGTHVRNGTGTCVVVATGRDTALGDIARRLSLRAPETEFDRGIRHFGYVLLTTMAVMVLGVLAVNSLLARPPLESLLFALALAVGLSPELLPAILSVNLSAGARVMAERGVLVRRLSAIENLGSMDVLCTDKTGTLTEGAVRLTGAYAPDAAPSTAVLGLAALNAANQTGLSNPLDVALLQAHPGAPARKLGEIPYDFVRKRLSVVVRQEAEPRLIMKGAFTQVVEACVQVAGRGPLDARLQAELQARVDAWGQQGLRVLAVASRPIEARERYTREDEQALTFEGFLAFVDPPKEGAREAIQALSRMGVAIKLITGDSQRVAEHVARQVGLGTQRVLTGRQLQRMRDEALWHQAEKVDLFVEVDPTQKERILLALKKLGHVVGFLGDGVNDAPAMHAADASLSVEHAADVAREAADFVLLERHLDVVRRGIQEGRRTFANTLKYVLTTTSANLGNMLSMAAATLLLPFLPMLAGQILLNNFLSDIPAVGLAGDSVDPELVERPRRWNMRFLSRFMVTFGLVSAVFDFLTFAALRWLFHAGPALFRTGWFVESLLTELVVALVVRTRRPFWRSRPGTLLFASTCAVIALTFLIPFLPFAGVLGFVRPPGALLWGVVAITGLYVAATELTKHAFYRRVPG from the coding sequence GTGTCGCTCCTCACATCCGTCGTCCGCCCCGCGCCCCACGGCCCGCCCCCAGCGAGGTACTGGAACCAGCCGCTGCCGGCGTTGCTCTCCAGCCTGGAGACCTCCGCGGAGGGGCTGTCCGCGGCGGAGGCCGCACGGAGGCTGGAGGCGGCCGGCCCCAACGCGCTGGAGACCGCCCGGAGGCCGTCGCGGCTGCGCGTGCTCGGGTCGCAGCTCAAGAGCCCGCTGGTGTTCCTGCTCCTCATCGCGGCGTCCATCTCCGCGTTCACCGGGGACTGGACGGACGCGGTCATCGTCGTGGCCATCGTGCTGGGCAGCGTGCTGCTGGGGTACTCGCGCGAGTACAAGGCGCAGGTCACGATTGCCCAGCTGCGCCAGCGCGTCACCCCGCACGTGAAGGCCCTGCGGGAGGGCCGCCCCGTCACCGTGCTGCTTCCCCAGGTGGTTCCGGGGGACGTCGTGCGCCTGTCCGCGGGGAGCATCGTGCCGGCGGACGCGCGCCTGCTGGAGGCCACCGACCTGTTCGTCAGCCAGGCGGTGCTGACGGGGGAGAGCTTCCCCGTGGAGAAGCGCCCCGGGCAGGCCGCGCCGGATGCTCCGCTCGTCGCGCGCGACAACTGCGTCTTCCAGGGCACCCACGTGCGCAACGGCACCGGCACCTGCGTCGTGGTGGCGACGGGCCGCGACACGGCCCTTGGCGACATCGCCCGGCGCCTGTCGCTGCGCGCGCCGGAGACGGAGTTCGACCGGGGCATCCGTCACTTCGGCTACGTGCTGCTCACGACGATGGCGGTGATGGTGCTGGGAGTCCTCGCGGTGAACTCGCTGCTGGCGCGTCCTCCGCTGGAGTCCCTGCTCTTCGCCCTGGCGCTCGCGGTGGGGCTGAGCCCGGAGCTGCTGCCCGCCATCCTCAGCGTGAACCTCTCCGCGGGCGCCCGGGTCATGGCGGAGCGGGGCGTGCTGGTGCGCAGGCTGAGCGCCATCGAGAACCTGGGCAGCATGGACGTGCTCTGCACGGACAAGACCGGGACCCTGACGGAAGGCGCGGTCCGCCTGACGGGGGCCTACGCCCCGGACGCGGCGCCCTCCACGGCGGTGCTCGGGCTGGCGGCCCTCAACGCGGCGAACCAGACGGGCCTCTCCAACCCGCTCGACGTGGCGCTCCTCCAGGCGCACCCGGGCGCGCCCGCGCGGAAGCTGGGAGAGATTCCCTACGACTTCGTGCGCAAGCGCCTGTCCGTCGTCGTGCGCCAGGAGGCGGAGCCCCGGCTCATCATGAAGGGGGCGTTCACGCAGGTCGTGGAGGCTTGCGTCCAGGTCGCGGGCAGGGGCCCGCTGGACGCGCGGCTCCAGGCGGAGCTCCAGGCGCGCGTCGACGCCTGGGGACAGCAGGGCCTGCGCGTGCTCGCCGTGGCCTCGCGCCCCATCGAGGCGCGCGAGCGCTACACGCGCGAGGACGAGCAGGCGCTGACGTTCGAGGGGTTCCTGGCCTTCGTGGATCCGCCGAAGGAGGGGGCGCGCGAGGCCATCCAGGCGCTGTCGCGGATGGGCGTGGCCATCAAGCTCATCACCGGCGACAGCCAGCGCGTCGCCGAGCACGTGGCCCGGCAGGTGGGGCTTGGCACGCAGCGGGTGCTCACGGGCCGGCAGCTGCAGCGGATGCGCGACGAGGCGCTGTGGCACCAGGCGGAGAAGGTGGACCTCTTCGTGGAGGTGGACCCCACGCAGAAGGAGCGCATCCTGCTGGCGTTGAAGAAGCTGGGCCACGTGGTGGGCTTCCTGGGCGACGGGGTGAACGACGCGCCGGCAATGCACGCGGCGGACGCGAGCCTGTCCGTGGAGCACGCCGCGGACGTGGCGCGGGAGGCCGCGGACTTCGTGCTCCTGGAGCGCCACCTGGACGTCGTGCGGCGCGGCATCCAGGAGGGGCGCAGGACGTTCGCCAACACCCTCAAGTACGTCCTGACGACGACGAGCGCGAACCTGGGCAACATGCTCAGCATGGCGGCGGCCACCCTGCTGCTGCCCTTCCTCCCCATGCTGGCGGGGCAGATCCTCCTCAACAACTTCCTGTCGGACATCCCGGCGGTGGGGCTGGCCGGGGACAGCGTGGATCCGGAGCTGGTGGAGCGGCCCCGGCGCTGGAACATGCGCTTCCTGTCGCGCTTCATGGTGACCTTCGGACTGGTGAGCGCCGTCTTCGACTTCCTCACCTTCGCCGCGCTGAGGTGGCTGTTCCACGCGGGCCCGGCGCTGTTCCGCACCGGCTGGTTCGTCGAGTCCCTGCTGACGGAGCTGGTGGTCGCGCTGGTGGTGCGCACGCGCCGGCCCTTCTGGCGCAGCCGGCCGGGCACGCTGCTCTTCGCCTCCACGTGCGCCGTCATCGCGCTGACGTTCCTGATTCCCTTCCTGCCGTTCGCGGGGGTGCTCGGCTTCGTGCGGCCCCCGGGCGCACTGCTCTGGGGCGTCGTCGCCATCACCGGCCTCTACGTCGCCGCCACGGAGCTGACGAAGCACGCCTTCTACCGCCGCGTCCCGGGCTGA
- a CDS encoding cation-translocating P-type ATPase translates to MQEPSHPLKQAGSVPWHALPPEAVLERVSSTPQGLTEAAARERLARHGPNVMERSRPDSAWKLLWRQIDSPLIWVLIASAGLAILLGKVTDGLVVAAVVVLNTFIGFVQEYRAGRAIEALNHMVPETANVLRDGHPVARPAAELVPGDVVQLVSGDRVPADLRLLRSRNFQVEEAALTGESVPASKHVAAVAGDAELGDRASLAFGGTLVTSGTSTAVVVATGGATELGRISHLMEQAADLSTPLTRELARLGRIISAGIVVLSAVLLGVGVFRGYAFSDAVLVAITLAVAAIPEGLPAIVTIALAIGVQRMAARRAVIRKLPAVETLGSTTVICTDKTGTLTRNEMTVQALWTWRGHYALTGVGHTPTGQLLRNGHPVGELPGDVHALLLAGVLCNEADLQPREGRWGMTGDPTEGALLFAAEKVGLGVTEPRERHPRLDAIPFESEHQFMATLHADGTEHRGELFLKGAPEVVLRRCGPGTDRDAVLMEVERMARQGLRVLAFARKGMPRADALRPQDVEDGFTLLGLQGMIDPPREEAVASVKGCHAAGIRVKMMTGDHLGTAEAIGLQLGIHSPGHPGLTGAHLATMSDAELAQAVKDTNVFARLAPEHKLRLVRALQAEGHVVAMTGDGVNDAPSLKQANIGVAMGITGTAVSREAADLVLTDDNFATIVAAVEEGRRVYDNLVKSLAFVLPTNLGLALILMLGVTFFPLQESGGVREPLLAMRPTQLLWINLVATVTLALPLAFEAKERHVMRRPPRAPDAPVLSHFVVMRTGLVALLMAAGAIGLFLWEFARQGGTRAAPGEWALAEARTMAVNTVVSFQIFYLWLCRTLTGSTREVGFTSNRTVFVGIVALVVLQAAFMYVPFFQRIFGSAPLSLGDIARSVLVGACVLPVVGLEKWLRSRRQQEGRSVGAT, encoded by the coding sequence ATGCAGGAGCCGTCACATCCACTGAAGCAGGCGGGCTCCGTGCCGTGGCATGCGCTGCCCCCGGAGGCCGTGCTGGAGCGGGTCTCCAGCACGCCCCAGGGACTGACGGAGGCGGCGGCGCGGGAACGGCTCGCGCGCCATGGACCCAACGTGATGGAGCGCTCACGGCCCGACAGCGCGTGGAAGCTGCTGTGGCGGCAGATCGACAGCCCGCTCATCTGGGTCCTCATCGCTTCCGCGGGGCTGGCCATCCTGCTGGGCAAGGTGACCGACGGACTGGTCGTGGCCGCCGTCGTGGTCCTCAACACGTTCATCGGCTTCGTGCAGGAGTACCGCGCGGGACGGGCCATCGAGGCCCTGAACCACATGGTGCCGGAGACCGCGAACGTGCTGCGGGACGGACACCCCGTGGCGCGGCCCGCCGCGGAGCTGGTCCCCGGTGACGTCGTGCAGCTCGTGTCCGGCGACCGCGTGCCCGCGGACCTGCGCCTTTTGCGCTCGCGCAACTTCCAGGTGGAGGAGGCCGCGCTCACCGGCGAGTCCGTTCCCGCCAGCAAGCACGTCGCGGCCGTCGCCGGGGACGCGGAATTGGGGGACCGGGCGAGCCTTGCGTTTGGCGGCACGCTGGTGACGTCCGGCACCTCCACCGCCGTGGTGGTGGCCACCGGCGGCGCCACGGAGCTGGGCCGCATCTCCCACCTCATGGAGCAGGCCGCGGACCTGAGCACGCCGCTCACGCGCGAGCTGGCCCGGCTGGGCCGCATCATCTCCGCCGGCATCGTCGTGCTGTCCGCCGTGCTGCTGGGGGTGGGGGTGTTCCGGGGCTATGCGTTCAGCGATGCCGTGCTGGTGGCCATCACCCTGGCGGTGGCCGCCATCCCGGAGGGCCTGCCCGCCATCGTCACCATCGCGCTGGCCATCGGCGTGCAGCGCATGGCGGCCCGCCGCGCCGTCATCCGCAAGCTGCCCGCCGTGGAGACGCTGGGCAGCACCACCGTCATCTGCACCGACAAGACGGGCACCCTCACCCGCAACGAGATGACCGTGCAGGCGCTGTGGACCTGGCGCGGGCACTACGCGCTCACCGGCGTGGGCCACACGCCCACGGGACAGCTCCTGCGCAACGGGCACCCCGTGGGCGAGCTGCCCGGGGACGTGCACGCGCTGCTGCTCGCGGGCGTGCTCTGCAACGAGGCCGACCTCCAGCCGCGCGAGGGACGCTGGGGCATGACGGGCGACCCCACGGAGGGCGCGCTGCTCTTCGCCGCGGAGAAGGTGGGCCTGGGCGTGACGGAGCCGCGCGAGCGCCATCCCCGCCTGGACGCCATCCCCTTCGAGTCCGAGCACCAGTTCATGGCCACCCTCCACGCGGACGGCACGGAGCACCGCGGCGAGCTGTTCCTGAAGGGCGCGCCGGAGGTGGTGCTGCGCCGCTGCGGGCCGGGGACGGACCGGGACGCCGTGTTGATGGAGGTGGAGCGCATGGCGCGGCAGGGGCTGCGCGTGCTCGCGTTCGCGCGCAAGGGCATGCCCCGCGCGGACGCGCTGCGGCCCCAGGACGTGGAGGACGGCTTCACGCTGCTGGGCCTGCAGGGGATGATCGACCCGCCCCGCGAGGAGGCCGTGGCCTCCGTGAAGGGCTGCCACGCCGCCGGCATCCGCGTGAAGATGATGACCGGCGACCACCTGGGCACGGCGGAGGCCATTGGCCTGCAGCTGGGCATCCACTCCCCGGGCCACCCCGGCCTCACGGGCGCGCACCTGGCCACCATGAGCGACGCGGAGCTGGCCCAGGCGGTGAAGGACACGAACGTGTTCGCGCGCCTGGCCCCCGAGCACAAGCTGCGGCTGGTGCGCGCGCTCCAGGCGGAGGGGCACGTGGTGGCCATGACGGGCGACGGCGTCAACGACGCGCCCTCGCTCAAGCAGGCGAACATCGGCGTGGCCATGGGCATCACCGGCACGGCGGTGTCCCGCGAGGCCGCGGACCTGGTGCTGACGGACGACAACTTCGCCACCATCGTCGCCGCCGTGGAGGAGGGCCGCCGCGTCTACGACAACCTGGTCAAGTCGCTCGCCTTCGTGCTGCCCACCAACCTGGGCCTGGCCCTCATCCTCATGCTGGGCGTGACGTTCTTTCCCTTGCAGGAGTCGGGCGGCGTGCGCGAGCCGCTGCTGGCCATGCGCCCCACGCAGCTCTTGTGGATCAACCTGGTGGCCACCGTCACGCTGGCGCTGCCCCTGGCCTTCGAGGCGAAGGAACGCCACGTCATGCGCCGCCCGCCCCGCGCGCCGGACGCGCCCGTGCTGAGCCACTTCGTGGTGATGCGCACCGGGCTCGTCGCGCTGCTGATGGCGGCGGGCGCCATCGGGCTGTTCCTCTGGGAGTTCGCGCGCCAGGGCGGCACCCGCGCGGCCCCCGGTGAGTGGGCCCTGGCCGAGGCGCGCACCATGGCCGTCAACACCGTGGTCAGCTTCCAAATCTTCTACCTGTGGCTGTGCCGCACGCTGACCGGCTCCACGCGCGAGGTGGGCTTCACCAGCAACCGCACCGTGTTCGTGGGCATCGTGGCGCTGGTGGTGCTCCAGGCCGCCTTCATGTACGTGCCCTTCTTCCAGCGCATCTTCGGCTCCGCGCCGCTGTCGCTGGGGGACATCGCGCGGTCGGTGCTGGTGGGCGCGTGCGTGCTGCCCGTGGTGGGCCTGGAGAAGTGGCTGCGCTCCCGGCGTCAGCAAGAGGGGCGAAGCGTGGGCGCCACCTGA
- a CDS encoding SDR family NAD(P)-dependent oxidoreductase produces MTDLILTGASRGIGHALALALASNREQRLLLVARDADRLQALAADVERRGGQALAVPGDLGTVEGARKLGERLAELVTPGATLVHNAGLWPSERVLNEDGLETSFVTNHLGPLVMQRSLLEAGRLRRILVVSGGLLVMGRFDAARTPTGEDFSSLRTYCNTKLCFALAMRDVAAAHPEVDVVVLHPGVVRTDLAARPGLVGWLLSQVKRAWERPEVCAARLARILQRERWSPPGDARWLMEEAEQPWPDVTRNEATRQALRDTTARLLASR; encoded by the coding sequence ATGACGGACCTCATCCTCACGGGTGCTTCACGTGGAATCGGGCATGCGCTGGCCCTGGCGCTGGCGTCGAACCGGGAGCAGCGGCTGCTGCTCGTGGCCCGCGACGCGGACCGGCTCCAGGCGCTGGCGGCGGACGTGGAGCGCCGTGGCGGACAGGCGCTCGCGGTGCCGGGCGACCTGGGGACGGTGGAGGGGGCGCGGAAGCTGGGCGAGCGCCTGGCGGAGCTCGTCACGCCGGGGGCGACGCTCGTGCACAACGCGGGGCTGTGGCCGTCGGAGCGGGTACTCAACGAGGACGGGTTGGAGACGTCGTTCGTCACCAACCACCTGGGGCCGCTGGTGATGCAGCGCTCGCTGCTGGAAGCCGGCCGGCTGCGGCGCATCCTGGTGGTGAGCGGAGGCCTCCTCGTCATGGGCCGCTTCGATGCCGCGCGCACGCCCACGGGCGAGGACTTCTCCAGCCTCCGCACCTACTGCAACACCAAGCTGTGCTTCGCGCTGGCCATGCGCGACGTCGCCGCCGCGCACCCGGAGGTGGACGTGGTGGTGCTCCACCCGGGCGTGGTGCGCACGGACCTGGCCGCGCGGCCAGGGCTCGTGGGCTGGCTGCTGTCCCAGGTGAAGCGCGCGTGGGAGCGCCCGGAGGTCTGCGCCGCCAGGCTCGCGCGCATCCTCCAGCGGGAACGCTGGTCCCCTCCGGGGGATGCCCGCTGGCTGATGGAAGAAGCCGAGCAGCCGTGGCCCGACGTCACCCGGAACGAGGCCACGCGGCAGGCCCTGCGCGACACCACCGCGCGGCTGCTCGCGTCGCGCTGA
- the ahcY gene encoding adenosylhomocysteinase, which yields MTAVTKQQNHDYAIADLKLASWGRKEIRIAESEMPALMAIREEYAKQQPLKGARVTGSLHMTIQTAVLVETLQALGAQVRWASCNIFSTQDHAAAALVEAGTPVFAHKGESLKEYWDFTHRIFEFGPAGSDHEGPNMILDDGGDATLLMHLGKRAEKDLSVIANPQSEEERELYASIKAKLAEDGTWYSRKSAKIMGVTEETTTGVHRLQEMSNKGTLLFRAINVNDSVTKSKFDNLYGCRESLVDGIKRATDVMVAGKIAVVAGYGDVGKGSAQALRALSAQVWVTEIDPICALQAAMEGYRVVTMDYAADKADIFVTATGNKSVITHEHMAKMKDQAIVCNIGHFDNEIEVASLEQYKWEEIKPQVDHVIFPDNKRIILLAKGRLVNLGCGTGHPSYVMSSSFANQTIAQIELYSHSDKYQVGKVYVLPKHLDEKVARLQLKKLNAQLTELTPEQAQYIGVQKSGPYKQDTYRY from the coding sequence ATGACCGCGGTTACCAAGCAGCAGAATCACGACTACGCCATCGCCGACCTCAAGCTCGCCAGCTGGGGCCGCAAGGAGATCCGCATCGCCGAGAGCGAGATGCCCGCGCTCATGGCGATCCGCGAGGAGTACGCGAAGCAGCAGCCGCTCAAGGGCGCGCGCGTCACCGGCTCCCTGCACATGACCATCCAGACGGCCGTGCTGGTGGAGACGCTCCAGGCGCTGGGCGCGCAGGTGCGCTGGGCCTCGTGCAACATCTTCTCCACCCAGGACCACGCCGCCGCCGCGCTGGTGGAGGCCGGCACCCCGGTGTTCGCCCACAAGGGCGAGTCCCTCAAGGAGTACTGGGACTTCACCCACCGCATCTTCGAGTTCGGCCCCGCCGGCAGCGACCACGAGGGTCCGAACATGATCCTCGACGACGGCGGTGACGCCACGCTGCTCATGCACCTGGGCAAGCGCGCGGAGAAGGACCTCTCCGTCATCGCCAACCCCCAGAGCGAGGAGGAGCGCGAGCTGTACGCCTCCATCAAGGCCAAGCTCGCCGAGGACGGCACCTGGTACTCGCGCAAGAGCGCGAAGATCATGGGCGTCACGGAAGAGACGACCACGGGCGTGCACCGCCTCCAGGAGATGTCCAACAAGGGCACGCTCCTGTTCCGCGCCATCAACGTCAACGACAGCGTGACGAAGAGCAAGTTCGACAACCTCTACGGCTGCCGTGAGTCCCTGGTGGACGGCATCAAGCGCGCCACGGACGTGATGGTGGCCGGGAAGATCGCCGTCGTCGCGGGCTACGGCGACGTGGGCAAGGGCTCCGCGCAGGCCCTGCGCGCGCTGTCCGCCCAGGTGTGGGTGACCGAAATCGACCCCATCTGCGCGCTCCAGGCCGCGATGGAGGGCTACCGCGTCGTGACCATGGACTACGCCGCGGACAAGGCGGACATCTTCGTCACCGCCACGGGCAACAAGTCCGTCATCACCCATGAGCACATGGCCAAGATGAAGGACCAGGCCATCGTCTGCAACATCGGCCACTTCGACAACGAGATCGAGGTCGCCTCCCTGGAGCAGTACAAGTGGGAGGAGATCAAGCCCCAGGTCGACCACGTCATCTTCCCGGACAACAAGCGCATCATCCTGCTGGCCAAGGGCCGTCTGGTGAACCTGGGCTGCGGCACGGGCCACCCCAGCTACGTGATGTCCAGCTCCTTCGCGAACCAGACCATCGCGCAGATCGAGCTGTACTCGCACAGCGACAAGTACCAGGTGGGCAAGGTGTACGTGCTGCCCAAGCACCTGGATGAGAAGGTCGCCCGCCTCCAGCTCAAGAAGCTCAACGCCCAGCTCACGGAGCTCACCCCGGAGCAGGCGCAGTACATCGGCGTGCAGAAGAGCGGCCCGTACAAGCAGGACACCTACCGCTACTAG
- the sthA gene encoding Si-specific NAD(P)(+) transhydrogenase → MSARRFDVVVLGSGPGGEGASMKAVKSGRKVCTVEQGALVGGACTHTATIPSKALRHAIQRLLDVQLDHPELRAELARHTTFKDMMRKATNVVSKQVQLRTTFYERNRVELVVGRAKFRDAHTVEVTEPRGSVELLTADAFVVATGSRPYRPAGVDFRHPRIFDSDTILKLSESPLSMIIYGAGVIGCEYASMFRMLGVKVDLVNTRDRLLSFLDDEISDALSYHLREQGVLIRHQEEMVSVEPHDDSVVLHLKSGKRLKADVFLWANGRSGNSQDLGLEALGIAVDSRGCIQVNDGYQTSVPHIYAVGDVVGAPSLASASYDQGRFAATHIVEGRMEHKLVKDIPTGIYTSPEISSLGRTERELTQAGVPYEVGHAFFKSLARAQITGRTVGMLKLLFHRETREILGIHCFGDNASEIIHIGQAIMAQDWPGNGIDYFINTTFNYPTMAEAYRVAALNGLNRLF, encoded by the coding sequence ATGAGCGCTCGGCGGTTCGACGTGGTGGTCCTCGGCTCCGGTCCCGGCGGTGAAGGGGCCTCGATGAAGGCGGTGAAGTCCGGCCGCAAGGTGTGCACCGTGGAACAGGGTGCGCTGGTGGGCGGGGCCTGCACGCACACCGCCACCATCCCCTCCAAGGCGCTGCGCCACGCCATCCAGCGGCTCTTGGACGTGCAGCTGGACCACCCGGAGCTGCGGGCGGAGCTGGCCCGGCACACCACCTTCAAGGACATGATGCGCAAGGCGACCAACGTCGTCTCCAAGCAGGTGCAGCTGCGCACCACCTTCTACGAGCGCAACCGGGTGGAGCTGGTGGTGGGCCGCGCGAAGTTCCGGGACGCGCACACGGTGGAGGTGACGGAGCCGCGCGGCTCCGTGGAGCTGCTCACCGCGGACGCCTTCGTCGTCGCCACGGGCTCCCGGCCCTACCGGCCCGCGGGCGTGGACTTCCGCCACCCGCGCATCTTCGACTCGGACACCATCCTCAAGCTGAGCGAGTCCCCGCTGTCGATGATCATCTACGGCGCGGGCGTCATCGGCTGCGAGTACGCCTCCATGTTCCGGATGCTCGGCGTGAAGGTGGACCTGGTGAACACGCGCGACCGGCTCCTGTCCTTCCTGGACGACGAAATCTCCGACGCGCTCTCCTACCACCTGCGCGAGCAGGGCGTGCTCATCCGCCACCAGGAGGAGATGGTGTCGGTGGAGCCGCACGACGACAGCGTGGTGCTGCACCTCAAGAGCGGCAAGCGGCTGAAGGCGGACGTCTTCCTCTGGGCCAACGGCCGCTCCGGCAACAGCCAGGACCTGGGGCTGGAGGCGCTGGGCATCGCGGTGGACTCGCGCGGATGCATCCAGGTCAACGACGGCTACCAGACGTCCGTGCCCCACATCTACGCGGTGGGCGACGTGGTGGGCGCACCGTCCCTGGCGAGCGCCTCCTATGACCAGGGCCGCTTCGCCGCCACGCACATCGTGGAGGGGCGGATGGAGCACAAGCTGGTGAAGGACATTCCCACCGGCATCTACACCAGCCCGGAAATCAGCAGCCTGGGCCGCACCGAGCGCGAGCTCACCCAGGCGGGCGTCCCCTACGAGGTGGGCCACGCGTTCTTCAAGAGCCTGGCGCGCGCGCAAATCACCGGACGCACCGTGGGCATGCTGAAGCTGCTGTTCCACCGGGAGACGCGCGAAATCCTCGGCATCCACTGCTTCGGGGACAACGCGTCGGAGATCATCCACATCGGCCAGGCCATCATGGCGCAGGACTGGCCGGGCAACGGCATCGACTACTTCATCAACACGACCTTCAACTACCCCACCATGGCGGAGGCGTACCGCGTGGCGGCGCTCAACGGCCTCAACCGGCTGTTCTGA
- a CDS encoding PPC domain-containing protein, translated as MKRLAWKAFAAAWLTCALTGCGAEMEQGPEAEKGPPPEEQVQALASCTGNIALTPNVAVTGISANAGEWSCTYTLYVASANSNLTFTTTGGSGDADLYVKYGAEPTSGVNDCVSNGGSNAESCSITGSQVGTYYVKVYGYAAFSGLSLKATSTPSGPTGCTSSTTLTKDVPLSGISADAGNWSCIYKLYVPTGATTVTFNTTGGSGNADLFVRREGSPTETVYDCKSASYYGTNQETCSLPVSSSGIYWARLYGTGSFSNASITGTYTLSGGQPGCTTTSPLGNNTPTYGLSAPPGGFSCDYTLEVPTGATKVTFSTSGGSGATAHLYAKRGSAPTLSSYDCVGASGGAVNNNQTCYVDNPTAGTWHVRVYNASSSGTLANASLRGVYVTGGTNPNPPTGVLTLGQTVTGLSGAQGSVRYWSINVTDTSKFLTVRTSGGTGDADVYVKEAIRPDTTSYDCKSGNGGTTETCQTYVLRTGTYYVMMHGYAAYSGVSITATLEN; from the coding sequence TTGAAGCGTCTTGCATGGAAGGCTTTCGCCGCGGCGTGGCTGACGTGTGCCCTGACGGGCTGCGGTGCGGAGATGGAGCAGGGCCCGGAAGCGGAGAAAGGCCCCCCGCCGGAAGAACAGGTGCAGGCCCTGGCCAGCTGCACCGGCAACATCGCCCTCACCCCCAACGTGGCCGTCACCGGCATCAGCGCGAACGCGGGCGAGTGGTCCTGCACGTACACGCTGTACGTCGCGTCCGCGAACAGCAACCTGACCTTCACCACCACCGGCGGCTCGGGCGACGCGGACCTGTACGTGAAGTACGGCGCGGAGCCGACGTCCGGGGTGAATGACTGCGTCTCCAACGGTGGCAGCAACGCGGAGTCCTGCTCCATCACCGGCTCGCAGGTGGGCACGTATTACGTGAAGGTCTACGGCTACGCGGCGTTCAGCGGCCTGAGCCTGAAGGCGACGTCCACGCCGTCCGGCCCGACGGGCTGCACCAGCAGCACGACCCTGACCAAGGACGTGCCCCTGAGCGGCATCAGCGCGGACGCGGGCAACTGGTCCTGCATCTACAAGCTCTATGTCCCCACCGGCGCCACCACCGTGACGTTCAACACCACCGGGGGCAGCGGCAACGCGGACCTGTTCGTGCGCCGGGAGGGCTCTCCCACCGAGACGGTCTACGACTGCAAGTCGGCCAGCTACTACGGCACCAACCAAGAGACCTGCTCCCTCCCCGTGTCGTCCTCGGGCATCTACTGGGCGCGCCTGTACGGCACCGGGTCGTTCTCCAACGCGAGCATCACGGGGACGTACACCCTGTCGGGGGGACAGCCGGGGTGCACGACCACCAGCCCGCTCGGCAACAACACCCCCACGTACGGCCTGAGCGCGCCGCCGGGAGGCTTCTCCTGCGACTACACGCTCGAGGTCCCGACGGGGGCCACGAAGGTCACCTTCAGCACCTCCGGCGGCTCTGGCGCCACCGCGCACCTCTACGCGAAGCGTGGCAGCGCGCCCACCCTGTCTTCGTATGACTGCGTCGGCGCCTCGGGCGGCGCCGTCAACAACAACCAGACGTGCTACGTGGACAACCCCACGGCGGGCACCTGGCACGTGCGCGTGTACAACGCGTCCTCGTCCGGGACGCTCGCCAACGCCTCCCTGCGCGGCGTCTACGTCACCGGCGGGACCAATCCCAATCCCCCCACGGGCGTGCTGACGCTCGGGCAGACGGTGACGGGCCTGTCCGGGGCCCAGGGCTCCGTGCGCTACTGGAGCATCAACGTGACGGACACCTCGAAGTTCCTCACCGTGAGGACCAGCGGTGGGACCGGGGATGCGGACGTGTACGTCAAGGAGGCCATCCGGCCGGACACCACGTCCTATGACTGCAAGTCCGGCAATGGCGGCACCACGGAGACGTGCCAGACCTACGTCCTCAGGACGGGCACCTACTACGTGATGATGCACGGCTACGCGGCCTACAGCGGCGTGTCCATCACGGCCACCCTCGAGAACTGA